A single genomic interval of Paracoccus aerodenitrificans harbors:
- a CDS encoding IS1182 family transposase: protein MMGPRQEAQPALFYEFSLEDHVPQEHLLRSIDRFVDLSSIRAHLSDFYSHTGRPSVDPELLIRMLLVGYCFGIRSERRLCEEVHLNLAYRWFCRLDLSDRVPDHSTFSKNRHGRFRDSELLRHLFEMTVTRCIEEGLVSGQRLAVDASLIEADANKQNSTAKEDWDATLIDPSDAPRAVREYLDTLDKAAFGAASEVHPKFTSHSDPASQWTAARKGPAFFSYSDNYLIDTDHGVIVDVEATRSIRQAEVGSTKTMLKRVKDKFDLHPERLIADTAYGTGPMLGWLVDRGIAPHIPVFDKSGRNDGTWTRADFEWDAENDQYICPEGHRLKQFRRNYSDPNRGPTGKGTAKYRALKLTCQPCPSKQKCCPNADARSITREEHEDARQIARDIAKTRQYEISMKLRKKVEMLFAHLKRILGLGRLRLRGPCGANDEFLLAATAQNLRKLAKIFPAPQHPRKA, encoded by the coding sequence ATGATGGGACCGCGGCAGGAGGCGCAGCCGGCGCTGTTTTACGAGTTCTCACTGGAGGATCATGTTCCTCAGGAGCATCTTCTTCGGTCCATTGATCGGTTTGTCGATCTCAGCAGCATCCGTGCGCATCTTTCGGATTTCTACAGCCACACCGGCCGGCCGTCTGTCGATCCCGAGTTGCTGATCCGGATGCTGCTGGTTGGCTATTGCTTCGGCATTCGTTCGGAGCGGCGCCTTTGCGAAGAGGTGCATCTGAATCTGGCCTATCGCTGGTTCTGCCGCCTGGATCTCAGCGACCGGGTTCCGGATCATTCGACGTTTTCGAAGAACCGGCACGGGCGGTTCCGCGACAGCGAGTTGCTGAGGCATCTGTTCGAGATGACCGTCACGCGCTGCATCGAGGAGGGGCTGGTCAGCGGGCAGCGGCTGGCGGTGGATGCCAGCCTGATCGAGGCGGATGCCAATAAGCAGAACTCGACAGCGAAGGAAGATTGGGATGCAACGCTGATAGACCCCTCGGATGCGCCCCGCGCCGTGCGCGAATACCTTGACACGTTGGACAAGGCCGCATTTGGCGCCGCCAGCGAGGTCCATCCGAAATTCACCTCACATTCCGACCCGGCCAGCCAATGGACGGCGGCGCGCAAAGGTCCGGCATTCTTCAGCTATTCCGACAATTACCTGATCGACACGGATCATGGCGTGATTGTCGATGTCGAGGCGACACGATCCATCCGGCAGGCCGAGGTCGGATCAACCAAAACCATGCTGAAGAGGGTGAAAGACAAGTTCGACCTGCATCCTGAACGCCTGATCGCGGATACCGCCTACGGCACCGGACCGATGTTGGGCTGGCTGGTCGACAGGGGCATTGCCCCGCATATCCCTGTCTTCGACAAGTCCGGGCGCAATGACGGCACCTGGACCCGGGCAGACTTCGAATGGGATGCAGAGAACGATCAATACATCTGCCCGGAAGGTCACAGGCTCAAACAGTTCCGCCGCAACTATTCGGACCCGAACCGCGGCCCGACTGGCAAGGGAACCGCCAAATACCGCGCACTGAAACTGACCTGCCAGCCCTGCCCATCGAAACAGAAGTGCTGCCCGAACGCCGATGCCAGATCAATCACCCGCGAGGAACACGAAGATGCGCGCCAGATCGCCCGGGACATCGCCAAGACCCGCCAATACGAAATCTCGATGAAGCTCCGCAAGAAGGTCGAGATGCTGTTTGCTCATCTGAAACGCATCCTCGGGCTGGGGCGCCTGCGGCTAAGGGGACCTTGCGGCGCGAACGACGAATTCCTCCTTGCCGCCACCGCCCAGAACCTCCGCAAACTCGCCAAGATCTTTCCTGCACCGCAGCATCCGCGAAAAGCCTGA
- the dsrO gene encoding sulfate reduction electron transfer complex DsrMKJOP subunit DsrO produces the protein MDLARRLFMAQAARITAGAAFVPLASVAQAGINDQPPRRDGDAAKRYAMLIDLRQCIGCQACTVSCHIENEAPLGKFRTIVSQYEVENEETGDLAQFMLPRLCNHCDNPPCVPVCPVQATFQREDGIVVVDADRCVGCAYCVQACPYDARFINDRTQVADKCTFCAHRLEAGLLPACVESCVGGARIIGDIMDPDSQISRMIEEHRDELKVLQPDKNTVPHVFYLGMDERFIDRPQAAPGLWDVRDSAGAELGYEYGEH, from the coding sequence ATGGATCTTGCACGTCGCCTATTCATGGCGCAGGCCGCGCGGATCACCGCGGGTGCAGCCTTCGTGCCGCTGGCCAGTGTTGCGCAGGCCGGTATCAACGACCAGCCGCCGCGCCGGGATGGGGATGCCGCCAAACGCTATGCCATGCTGATCGATCTGCGCCAGTGCATCGGCTGTCAGGCCTGCACTGTGTCGTGTCATATCGAAAACGAAGCGCCTCTAGGCAAGTTTCGCACCATCGTGTCGCAATACGAGGTCGAAAACGAGGAGACTGGCGATCTGGCACAATTCATGCTGCCGCGGCTGTGCAACCATTGCGACAACCCGCCTTGCGTGCCGGTCTGCCCGGTGCAGGCCACGTTCCAGCGCGAGGATGGCATCGTCGTCGTGGATGCCGACCGCTGTGTCGGCTGCGCCTATTGCGTACAGGCCTGTCCCTATGACGCGCGGTTCATCAACGACCGCACACAGGTCGCCGACAAATGCACTTTCTGCGCCCATCGGCTTGAGGCGGGGTTGTTGCCCGCCTGTGTCGAATCCTGCGTCGGCGGTGCGCGGATTATCGGCGACATCATGGATCCCGACAGCCAGATCAGCCGGATGATCGAAGAGCACCGCGACGAATTGAAGGTACTGCAACCGGACAAGAACACGGTGCCGCATGTGTTTTATCTCGGCATGGATGAACGGTTCATCGACCGGCCGCAAGCGGCGCCGGGCCTTTGGGATGTGCGCGACAGCGCAGGGGCAGAACTGGGGTATGAATATGGAGAGCATTGA
- the nrfD gene encoding NrfD/PsrC family molybdoenzyme membrane anchor subunit, with protein sequence MNMESIEIIAPRYGIAWYPRAVEYFFLVALAYTSLWLALPGAVFGVNRWKPIARLALVGAVTTAIAAPVSLLADLHQPLRFWHFYAHFTPWSWMSIGSLILPVFVVLTIGLAWLVWREPMQDWRGERGIVGWVARVATLGHWDSPRWLIVLTGLGAFAASLGMALYTGYEIAVLKGRPLWHTDFLPVMFVATGLIGSVGMLLVLDRFSGMRAAELATAPQTPVVSPSRAVSRQLLGVLLVACILAGITAALWFAVGLTQADPSVAAALDSVKGNPDWRAMTFRAVATGGVLFLGVLALLMRPGIRGLGWVFGLLALHTAWMFRWAVLMNVQTVQRQTAGFSEYQLGMGSMGLLGIIGAFALWLTVLMLIEIFVPWRAALDGPSTVPVSKPSDGVPSHG encoded by the coding sequence ATGAATATGGAGAGCATTGAGATCATCGCACCGCGTTACGGCATCGCCTGGTATCCGCGCGCGGTCGAGTATTTCTTCCTTGTGGCGCTGGCCTACACTTCGCTCTGGCTGGCACTGCCCGGCGCGGTCTTTGGGGTGAACCGCTGGAAACCCATAGCGCGGCTGGCGCTGGTGGGGGCGGTTACGACCGCCATCGCAGCCCCTGTGTCGCTACTCGCGGATTTGCATCAGCCGCTACGGTTCTGGCATTTCTACGCCCATTTCACGCCTTGGTCCTGGATGTCGATCGGATCGCTGATCCTGCCAGTTTTCGTGGTACTGACCATCGGGCTGGCCTGGCTGGTCTGGCGTGAACCCATGCAGGATTGGCGCGGCGAACGGGGTATCGTCGGTTGGGTGGCGCGTGTAGCGACGCTGGGCCATTGGGACAGCCCGCGCTGGCTGATCGTGCTGACGGGGCTGGGTGCCTTCGCCGCGTCGCTGGGAATGGCGCTCTATACCGGTTACGAGATCGCCGTTCTGAAGGGTCGTCCGCTCTGGCACACCGATTTCCTGCCGGTGATGTTTGTGGCGACGGGTCTGATCGGATCGGTTGGTATGCTGCTGGTTCTGGACCGGTTTTCCGGCATGCGTGCCGCAGAACTGGCAACGGCACCCCAGACGCCCGTCGTATCCCCCAGCCGCGCGGTGTCGCGTCAGTTGCTTGGTGTTTTGCTAGTGGCCTGCATCTTGGCGGGCATCACCGCGGCGCTGTGGTTCGCGGTAGGGCTGACCCAAGCCGACCCATCTGTTGCGGCCGCATTGGACTCGGTCAAGGGTAACCCCGATTGGCGCGCGATGACCTTCCGCGCGGTGGCCACGGGGGGCGTACTGTTCCTCGGTGTGTTGGCACTGCTGATGCGGCCGGGCATTCGGGGCCTGGGGTGGGTCTTCGGCCTGCTTGCCCTGCATACCGCGTGGATGTTCCGCTGGGCCGTTCTGATGAACGTGCAGACGGTGCAGCGCCAGACCGCGGGTTTCAGCGAATACCAGTTGGGCATGGGGTCGATGGGCCTTTTGGGGATCATCGGTGCCTTTGCCCTGTGGCTGACGGTGCTGATGCTGATCGAGATATTCGTGCCTTGGCGGGCGGCCCTTGACGGGCCCTCTACCGTCCCCGTTTCCAAACCTTCAGACGGAGTGCCTTCTCATGGATAA
- a CDS encoding molybdopterin dinucleotide binding domain-containing protein, translated as MDKTRRRLLQGGVAVAGATTFAAGYSEPLARMARGITGSAGEKPAHPIYGNAPTPEYRVDPASGDLEINEDQRLAFTVCYGCTTKCGIRVRIDNATDTVLNVRGNPYHPLSSDAHLDQEVPVADALRFVSRLNENGQKHRSTACARGNAMIAQITSPHRVLNVLKRVGPRGSGEWRSVPFEQAIEEICEGGDLFGEGTVEGLRALNDYDTPLDPEAPELGPKTNQLLVMEATDYGRSALLKRFAFNAFGTRNYGHHGSYCGLAFRMGAGAVMNDLEKNAHTKPDFANAEFALFIGTAPSQAGNPFKRQGRMIADARAKGLDYVVVDPALNASVTNSAGGSNWVPVRPGTDSALAMALIRWLLENDGFAADFLALPSQAAADAAGEVGHTNATHLVITEEGHEGQGRFLRKSDLGLAEPETPQDGPMVMAQGMLTAADTTGRGDLFVDDTVTLPDGTEIAVRSSLLILREAAQEHSLADLAAECGIPQARIVDIAQRFKAAGRRGVVDCHGGMMSATGFHAAFGIQILNLLAGSMNHKGGAAHGGGSFNGFGDGPRYDLAKFDGMRKPKGVFLSRSRFPYEKSSEYKRRVAAGENPYPSNAPWRKLAPPVLTEHLASALDGYPYPIKAVIGVMANPLYGQAGLNDLIADKLADPKRLGLYVSIDGFINETNRYADYIFPDSVMYEVWGFTGAWSGNLTKMTTACWPVVEPRQARTAEGDPVSMESFFIAVAKRLNLAGFGAGTIQGADGLAHDLNRAEDFFLRAAANVAYQGERLPDASTEDIALGGIARLMPEIDATLPVEERGAVAHLYSRGGRFQTFDQAYDGQKLGNRWARTLCLYNEDVGTAIDSETGRRHRGVPEFRRAALSDGTPMRDVFTEDDWPLLAFSFKSNMMNSYSAGLDRLRMIKPNNPVMVNTHDARRAGVAHGDTIEIESPGGRVIGVALVSEGVMRGALGIEHGFGHSELGAGKHVIDGQSYGGNPWVGAGVNLNALGFADPTRRVAGTWLEPISGASIRQGLPTRIRKVQQAVA; from the coding sequence ATGGATAAGACGCGTCGCAGACTGTTGCAGGGCGGCGTTGCCGTCGCCGGGGCCACCACCTTTGCCGCCGGTTATTCCGAGCCGCTGGCGCGTATGGCGCGGGGCATCACAGGCAGTGCGGGCGAAAAGCCCGCGCATCCCATCTATGGCAACGCACCCACGCCGGAATACCGCGTGGACCCGGCCAGCGGCGATCTGGAGATCAACGAGGATCAGCGCCTGGCCTTTACCGTCTGCTATGGCTGTACGACCAAATGCGGGATCCGCGTGCGGATCGACAATGCTACCGACACCGTGCTGAACGTGCGCGGCAACCCCTATCATCCGCTGTCCTCGGACGCGCATCTGGATCAGGAAGTGCCGGTAGCCGATGCCCTGCGGTTTGTTTCTCGGCTGAACGAGAACGGGCAAAAGCACCGCTCGACCGCCTGTGCGCGGGGCAACGCGATGATTGCACAGATCACCAGCCCCCACCGCGTTCTGAACGTGTTGAAACGGGTCGGGCCGCGCGGGTCGGGCGAATGGCGCAGCGTCCCCTTCGAACAGGCCATCGAGGAGATCTGCGAAGGCGGCGATCTGTTCGGCGAAGGGACCGTCGAAGGTCTGCGCGCGCTCAACGATTACGATACGCCGCTTGACCCAGAGGCACCCGAACTGGGGCCAAAGACCAACCAGCTGCTGGTGATGGAGGCCACGGATTACGGGCGTTCCGCCCTGCTCAAACGCTTTGCCTTCAACGCCTTCGGCACGCGCAACTATGGCCACCACGGCAGCTATTGCGGCCTGGCCTTTCGCATGGGCGCGGGCGCGGTGATGAACGATTTGGAAAAGAACGCCCATACCAAGCCTGATTTCGCCAACGCCGAATTCGCGTTGTTCATCGGCACCGCGCCTAGCCAGGCGGGCAACCCCTTCAAACGGCAGGGTCGCATGATCGCCGATGCCCGCGCCAAGGGTCTGGATTACGTGGTGGTGGACCCGGCGCTGAACGCCTCCGTCACCAATTCGGCCGGCGGGTCGAACTGGGTGCCGGTGCGCCCCGGCACGGATTCCGCGCTGGCCATGGCGCTGATCCGCTGGCTGCTGGAAAACGATGGCTTTGCCGCCGATTTTCTGGCCCTGCCGTCGCAGGCCGCGGCCGATGCGGCGGGCGAGGTGGGCCATACCAACGCAACGCACCTGGTCATCACCGAGGAGGGTCACGAAGGACAGGGCCGTTTCCTGCGCAAGTCCGACCTGGGCCTTGCCGAACCGGAAACGCCACAGGATGGTCCGATGGTCATGGCGCAGGGCATGCTGACCGCAGCTGACACCACGGGGCGGGGCGATCTGTTCGTCGATGACACGGTCACACTTCCCGATGGCACTGAAATTGCCGTCCGGTCCAGTCTTTTGATCCTGCGCGAAGCGGCGCAGGAGCATTCGCTGGCTGATCTGGCTGCGGAATGCGGCATACCGCAGGCGCGGATCGTCGATATCGCGCAGCGCTTCAAGGCCGCAGGCCGACGCGGCGTGGTCGATTGCCATGGCGGCATGATGTCGGCCACCGGGTTCCACGCGGCCTTCGGCATCCAGATCCTGAACCTTCTGGCTGGCTCCATGAACCACAAGGGCGGCGCGGCCCATGGCGGCGGCAGCTTCAACGGCTTCGGCGACGGGCCGCGTTATGACCTGGCCAAATTCGACGGCATGCGCAAACCCAAGGGCGTATTCCTGTCGCGCTCGCGCTTTCCTTACGAAAAATCGTCGGAATACAAGCGCCGTGTCGCGGCAGGCGAGAACCCCTACCCATCCAACGCTCCGTGGCGCAAGCTGGCCCCGCCGGTGCTGACCGAACATCTGGCCTCGGCGCTCGATGGCTATCCCTATCCGATCAAGGCGGTGATCGGCGTCATGGCAAACCCGCTATATGGACAGGCCGGGCTCAACGACCTGATCGCCGACAAGCTGGCCGATCCGAAACGCTTGGGGCTTTACGTGTCGATCGACGGGTTCATCAACGAAACCAATCGCTACGCCGACTATATCTTCCCGGACTCTGTGATGTACGAGGTCTGGGGTTTTACCGGGGCGTGGTCGGGCAACCTGACCAAGATGACGACCGCCTGTTGGCCCGTGGTCGAGCCGCGCCAGGCCAGAACCGCCGAGGGCGATCCGGTGAGCATGGAAAGCTTCTTTATTGCCGTGGCCAAACGGCTGAACCTTGCCGGTTTCGGTGCAGGCACAATCCAGGGGGCGGATGGTCTCGCCCATGACCTGAACCGGGCCGAGGATTTCTTCCTTCGCGCCGCGGCCAACGTGGCCTATCAGGGTGAAAGGCTGCCCGATGCCAGCACGGAGGACATAGCGCTTGGCGGCATTGCCCGTCTGATGCCCGAAATCGACGCCACGCTGCCGGTCGAGGAACGCGGCGCGGTCGCGCATCTTTATTCGCGCGGCGGGCGGTTCCAGACCTTCGATCAGGCTTATGACGGCCAAAAGCTCGGCAATCGCTGGGCGCGGACGCTGTGCCTTTACAATGAGGATGTCGGCACCGCCATCGACAGCGAAACCGGGCGGCGCCACCGCGGTGTGCCCGAATTCCGCCGCGCCGCACTGTCGGACGGCACACCGATGCGCGACGTGTTCACCGAGGATGACTGGCCGCTGCTGGCGTTCTCGTTCAAGTCGAACATGATGAACTCCTATTCGGCGGGGCTGGACCGGCTGCGGATGATCAAGCCAAACAACCCGGTGATGGTGAACACCCACGACGCACGCCGTGCGGGCGTGGCCCATGGCGATACCATCGAAATCGAAAGCCCCGGCGGCCGCGTCATCGGCGTGGCGCTGGTCAGCGAGGGGGTGATGCGCGGTGCGCTGGGGATCGAACACGGGTTCGGTCACAGCGAACTGGGCGCGGGCAAGCATGTGATCGACGGGCAATCCTATGGGGGCAACCCTTGGGTCGGCGCCGGCGTGAACCTGAACGCGCTCGGCTTTGCCGACCCCACGCGCCGCGTTGCCGGAACCTGGCTGGAGCCGATCAGCGGCGCCAGCATCCGTCAGGGCCTGCCGACGCGCATCAGAAAGGTGCAACAGGCCGTCGCCTGA